In Candidatus Paceibacterota bacterium, one genomic interval encodes:
- a CDS encoding discoidin domain-containing protein, with translation MKFTSPMARLVQLGFLWPALALGSLAPVPSASRPRDEALNGQAFRQQVEEDWLRQAKAIEAGAPGTVTTETDARGGCDGIKDGKYAFHTGQEPNPWWQVDLGEVVPLSRLVVFNRLDYAPGLHNADNLRILTSEDGSHWTPRHEIKGQHFGGISGAPPLEVRFKDGEVRGRFVRLQIPSAAPIFFHLDEIEVHGPAAPERNLALHRPANQSSLSPWSTAKSLRPPDAPPEYPTAGFIERGRKLAADLRQAGVDCAPALQELDAAAQRLQALSEDAPDEARRALYLQVRRLVRGLVFANPVLDFDRLLFVKRFTQETYPDVCLNHMPWCSRPGGDLCILAAPPGRKLSAALGAPGDSPLQLRSILNRALGPGHVHGMDLWWDGSRVVFGYARKPADEPPEGWLDRARSYHFRRTVEPTHIFEIGVDGQNLRQLTSGEWSDLDPTYAPNGDIVFVSERCGTSLQCNEYDKDETSCNLYVMKPDGSGIRRLSVNKDGDYLPHTLDDGSIGYLRWEYHERSWAFIQSIWTIRPDGTGADAIFKQHFVNPWALEDVRSIPGSKKLVCVAAGHHTLAVGPVVVVDLTLGINEPKGMSIVTPDVKPTEGGMDGVRVPEGGTQDCGGLYSTPWALSEKCFLASYTYSNKETDAKGYALYVIDVFGNKELIHRDPAISCFIPMPLRARPCPPVLPELVDLSQDHATCVISDVGFGSEDVASRIRYVRIAEPIGWPYDNRLGGQRYGEKGPQLINWTPIRILGDVPVESDGSAHFQVPADTAVYFQLLDENRMELRRMRSFISFQPGEQRACAGCHETRGVAPRLTPPSLAASRPPRALIPPPWGDRPVSFLRDVQPILDRHCVSCHAGLKPAAGLDFAGGLTDWSRQYEQWWGLVPGYGFNRAFETILNAKLVATAEPNLQDASITPALAYGAHQSKLFHALQAEPHRQRVQLDPNERLRLTMWMDANAPYHDRFVNKRADQKAYDLAADKTLARQLTAIHERRCAACHKASDVTRLDWIDPRQPERPLFLRAPLGKSAGGTQACSELVYKDTSDPDYQSVRELLRAAADKAWASPRRDLQTLAGK, from the coding sequence ATGAAGTTCACTTCGCCTATGGCTCGGCTCGTCCAGCTTGGCTTCCTCTGGCCCGCGCTCGCGTTAGGGAGTCTGGCCCCGGTTCCCTCCGCCTCCCGACCGCGCGACGAGGCGCTCAACGGCCAGGCGTTTCGCCAGCAGGTCGAAGAGGATTGGCTCCGGCAGGCCAAGGCGATTGAAGCCGGCGCGCCCGGCACCGTTACGACGGAGACCGACGCGCGCGGCGGCTGCGACGGCATCAAGGACGGCAAATACGCCTTCCACACCGGCCAGGAACCCAATCCCTGGTGGCAGGTGGACCTGGGCGAGGTGGTCCCGCTCAGCCGCCTGGTGGTGTTCAACCGCCTGGACTACGCGCCCGGGCTGCACAATGCCGACAACTTGCGCATTCTCACTTCCGAGGACGGCAGCCATTGGACGCCGCGGCACGAAATAAAGGGGCAGCATTTCGGCGGCATCAGCGGCGCGCCGCCGCTTGAAGTGCGGTTCAAGGATGGCGAGGTGCGCGGCCGGTTCGTGCGGTTGCAGATTCCGAGCGCCGCCCCGATATTCTTCCATCTTGATGAGATTGAGGTGCATGGACCAGCCGCGCCGGAGCGCAATCTGGCGCTTCACCGGCCGGCGAACCAAAGCAGCCTCAGCCCGTGGTCCACGGCGAAGTCCCTTAGGCCGCCCGATGCGCCACCGGAGTATCCCACCGCCGGATTCATCGAGCGCGGCCGCAAGCTGGCGGCGGACTTGCGCCAGGCTGGCGTGGATTGCGCCCCGGCGCTCCAAGAGCTGGATGCAGCCGCCCAACGCCTCCAGGCGCTGTCTGAAGACGCCCCGGACGAAGCACGCCGGGCCCTTTACCTGCAGGTCCGCCGGCTCGTGCGCGGCTTGGTGTTCGCCAACCCGGTCCTTGACTTCGACCGGCTGCTTTTCGTGAAACGGTTCACGCAGGAAACCTACCCCGATGTCTGCCTCAATCACATGCCCTGGTGCTCGCGCCCGGGCGGCGACCTTTGCATTCTCGCGGCCCCGCCTGGGCGGAAGCTCTCCGCTGCGCTGGGTGCGCCGGGAGATTCCCCGCTGCAACTCCGCTCCATTCTGAACCGCGCGCTGGGCCCCGGCCACGTTCATGGCATGGACCTGTGGTGGGACGGCAGCCGTGTGGTATTCGGCTATGCCCGCAAGCCGGCCGATGAGCCGCCCGAAGGCTGGCTGGACCGCGCCCGCAGCTATCACTTCCGCCGCACCGTCGAGCCTACCCATATCTTCGAGATCGGCGTAGACGGCCAGAACCTGCGCCAGCTTACCTCGGGGGAATGGAGTGATCTGGACCCCACCTACGCGCCCAACGGGGATATCGTCTTTGTCTCCGAGCGCTGCGGCACCTCGCTCCAGTGCAACGAATACGACAAAGACGAAACGAGCTGCAATCTCTACGTGATGAAGCCCGACGGCTCCGGCATCCGGCGCCTCAGCGTCAACAAGGACGGAGACTACCTGCCCCACACCCTGGATGACGGCAGCATCGGCTATCTCCGCTGGGAGTATCACGAACGCAGTTGGGCCTTCATCCAATCCATCTGGACCATTCGGCCCGACGGCACGGGCGCGGATGCCATTTTCAAGCAGCACTTCGTCAATCCCTGGGCGCTGGAGGATGTCCGCTCGATCCCCGGCAGCAAGAAGCTCGTCTGCGTCGCCGCCGGCCACCACACGCTGGCGGTCGGGCCGGTGGTTGTCGTGGACCTCACCCTCGGCATCAACGAACCCAAAGGCATGTCCATCGTGACACCGGACGTCAAGCCCACCGAAGGCGGCATGGACGGCGTGAGGGTGCCCGAGGGCGGCACACAGGACTGCGGGGGACTCTACTCCACCCCATGGGCGCTCTCGGAGAAATGCTTCCTGGCCTCCTACACTTACTCCAACAAGGAGACTGATGCCAAGGGCTACGCCCTCTACGTGATAGACGTATTCGGGAACAAAGAACTGATCCACCGCGATCCGGCCATCTCCTGCTTCATCCCGATGCCGCTCCGGGCCCGGCCATGCCCGCCGGTGCTGCCGGAACTCGTGGATTTGTCTCAAGACCACGCCACCTGCGTCATCAGCGATGTGGGCTTCGGCTCCGAGGATGTCGCGAGCCGCATCCGTTATGTCCGCATTGCCGAGCCCATCGGCTGGCCCTACGACAACCGCCTCGGCGGCCAGCGCTACGGTGAGAAAGGCCCCCAGCTCATCAACTGGACCCCCATCCGCATCCTTGGCGATGTCCCCGTCGAGTCCGACGGCAGCGCCCACTTCCAGGTTCCCGCCGACACCGCGGTTTACTTTCAGTTGCTTGACGAGAACCGCATGGAACTCCGCCGCATGCGCAGCTTCATCAGCTTCCAACCCGGTGAACAACGCGCCTGCGCCGGATGCCATGAAACCCGCGGCGTGGCGCCCCGTCTTACTCCGCCCTCCCTCGCCGCCTCCCGCCCGCCCCGCGCCCTCATCCCGCCCCCGTGGGGCGACCGCCCCGTCAGCTTCCTCCGCGACGTTCAGCCCATCCTCGACCGCCACTGCGTCTCCTGCCACGCGGGCCTCAAACCCGCCGCCGGCCTCGACTTCGCCGGCGGCCTCACCGACTGGTCCCGCCAGTACGAGCAATGGTGGGGCCTCGTCCCGGGCTACGGCTTCAACCGCGCCTTCGAGACCATCCTCAACGCCAAGCTGGTCGCCACCGCTGAACCTAACCTCCAGGACGCCAGCATCACCCCCGCCCTCGCTTACGGCGCCCACCAGAGCAAACTCTTCCACGCGCTCCAGGCCGAGCCCCATCGCCAGCGCGTCCAGTTGGACCCCAACGAGCGCCTCCGCCTTACCATGTGGATGGACGCCAACGCCCCCTACCACGACCGCTTCGTCAACAAACGCGCCGACCAGAAAGCCTACGACCTCGCCGCCGACAAGACCCTCGCCCGGCAGCTCACCGCCATCCACGAACGCCGCTGCGCCGCCTGCCACAAAGCCTCCGACGTCACCCGCCTCGATTGGATTGACCCCCGCCAGCCCGAGCGCCCCCTCTTCCTCCGCGCCCCACTCGGCAAATCCGCCGGCGGCACCCAGGCCTGCTCCGAATTGGTCTATAAGGACACCTCCGACCCCGACTATCAATCTGTTCGCGAGCTCCTCCGCGCCGCCGCCGACAAAGCCTGGGCCTCCCCCCGCCGCGACCTCCAGACCCTCGCCGGCAAATAG
- the trpC gene encoding indole-3-glycerol phosphate synthase TrpC: protein MTILDRIVEEKKREVARLPQRPVSVADLKAALCARGGRRDFAGALRIPKPGSVALIAEVKKASPSAGVIRPDFDPVGIAREYESAGASCLSVLTDEKFFQGSLEYLKRIRAAVNLPLLRKDFIIDERQILEAVEWGADAILLIVAILDDAQLRRFHALAAEAGLAALVEAHDEAELDRALSAGAQLIGVNNRNLKTFKVDLATTERLAAALRGSPHTLRPTPLLVAESGIHTRADVERLARCGAQAILVGESLMRNADIGTQVRALLGCR from the coding sequence GTGACCATCCTTGATCGCATTGTTGAGGAGAAGAAGCGCGAGGTGGCGCGACTGCCGCAGCGCCCGGTTTCCGTTGCCGACCTGAAAGCCGCGCTGTGCGCGCGGGGCGGGCGCCGGGACTTCGCCGGCGCGCTCCGGATACCTAAGCCAGGCTCGGTCGCGCTCATTGCCGAGGTCAAGAAAGCCTCTCCGTCCGCCGGCGTGATTCGCCCTGATTTTGACCCCGTCGGAATTGCCAGGGAATACGAGTCGGCCGGCGCCAGTTGCCTCTCGGTGCTGACCGACGAGAAGTTCTTCCAGGGTTCGCTGGAGTACCTGAAGCGAATCCGCGCGGCGGTGAACCTCCCGCTGCTGCGCAAGGATTTCATCATTGATGAACGGCAAATTCTGGAGGCGGTCGAGTGGGGCGCCGACGCGATTTTGTTGATCGTGGCGATCCTGGACGATGCGCAGTTGCGGCGGTTCCATGCGTTGGCGGCGGAAGCCGGCCTGGCGGCGCTGGTCGAGGCCCATGATGAAGCCGAGTTGGACCGGGCGCTCTCCGCGGGGGCGCAGTTGATCGGCGTGAATAACCGCAACCTGAAGACATTCAAGGTGGACTTGGCCACCACCGAGCGTTTGGCGGCGGCATTGCGCGGTTCACCACACACGCTTCGCCCCACACCACTATTGGTAGCCGAAAGCGGCATCCACACCCGCGCCGATGTCGAACGGTTGGCCAGGTGCGGCGCGCAAGCCATCCTTGTGGGTGAGTCACTCATGAGGAACGCTGATATCGGCACCCAGGTTCGCGCGCTGCTGGGCTGCCGATAA
- the prfB gene encoding peptide chain release factor 2 (programmed frameshift): protein MFDTIKAELAAAADKLAHLRRFLDVPGAQARLGEINALMAAENFWNSREQAQKVIDESNSLRNKTEPLLKAEKQLEDFHVMVELGEAEPDAAQPRILQELEHDLAGFFKALDTLELKVFLGGRHDKSNCIMGINAGAGGTESCDWANMLLRMYQRWAETRGWQVEVTDMLSGEAAGIKSATMIISGENAYGYCKAERGVHRLVRISPFDANKRRHTSFASVDVIAEIEEASSDIVIPPNEFQVDTFRSGGKGGQNVNKVETAVRITHIPTGLVVASQSQRSQHQNRAAAMKLLLSRIYAQRVDAQKAEMERFYGEKGSISWGNQIRSYVFQPYRMVKDLRTGVETSNVQGVMDGDLDPFVSAWLRAGCPTKRMQGVKDEED, encoded by the exons ATGTTCGACACCATCAAAGCCGAGCTGGCGGCTGCCGCCGACAAATTGGCCCATCTGCGGAGGTTTCTT GACGTGCCCGGCGCGCAGGCACGCCTGGGCGAGATTAACGCCCTGATGGCGGCAGAGAACTTCTGGAATAGCCGCGAGCAGGCCCAGAAGGTCATAGACGAGAGCAACTCCCTCCGCAACAAGACCGAACCGCTCCTCAAGGCGGAGAAGCAACTGGAGGACTTCCACGTCATGGTGGAGTTGGGCGAGGCGGAGCCCGATGCCGCGCAGCCCCGAATACTCCAGGAGCTCGAACACGACCTCGCCGGGTTCTTCAAGGCGCTGGATACCCTGGAACTGAAGGTCTTTCTCGGCGGCCGCCACGATAAGAGCAATTGCATCATGGGCATCAACGCCGGCGCGGGCGGCACCGAATCGTGCGATTGGGCGAACATGCTCCTGCGCATGTACCAGCGCTGGGCCGAAACCCGCGGCTGGCAGGTCGAGGTGACGGACATGCTCTCCGGCGAGGCCGCGGGCATCAAGAGCGCGACTATGATCATCAGCGGGGAGAATGCTTACGGCTACTGCAAGGCCGAACGCGGCGTGCACCGCCTGGTGCGCATCTCGCCGTTCGATGCGAACAAACGCCGGCACACCAGCTTCGCCAGTGTGGATGTAATCGCCGAAATCGAGGAGGCCTCCTCGGATATTGTGATTCCGCCGAATGAGTTCCAGGTGGACACCTTCCGTTCGGGCGGCAAGGGCGGCCAGAACGTGAACAAGGTCGAGACCGCGGTGCGCATCACGCACATCCCGACCGGCCTGGTGGTTGCTTCGCAGAGCCAGCGTTCCCAGCACCAAAACCGCGCCGCGGCCATGAAGCTCCTGCTGTCGCGCATTTACGCTCAGCGTGTTGACGCGCAAAAGGCGGAGATGGAACGCTTCTACGGCGAGAAAGGCAGCATCTCGTGGGGCAACCAGATCCGCAGCTACGTCTTCCAGCCCTACCGAATGGTCAAAGACCTGCGCACCGGCGTCGAAACCAGCAACGTGCAGGGGGTCATGGACGGCGACCTGGACCCGTTCGTCAGCGCCTGGTTGCGCGCCGGCTGCCCCACGAAGCGAATGCAGGGCGTCAAGGATGAGGAGGACTAG
- a CDS encoding sugar phosphate isomerase/epimerase family protein, whose protein sequence is MKFSICNEIYKDWKIEDTLAHAAKLGYAAVEIAPFTLANSVTDIPAGVRRKIRETAALHGIEIAGIHWVLVKPEGLYVNHPDASLRARTANYFCDLVEFCADIGGKVMVVGSPKQRNVLPEVTREQAWDWAAATFRDAVARAEQRGVTICFEPLGPAETNFVNTAAEALRFIREVPSPAFKIILDVKAMCSEAKPIPQIIRESWPHFAHFHANDRNLKGPGFGDVDFKPIAAALKEVGYQGFVSVEVFNFDEGAEVIAAKSLEYLQRAFA, encoded by the coding sequence ATGAAATTCTCCATTTGCAACGAGATCTACAAGGACTGGAAAATCGAGGATACCCTGGCCCATGCCGCAAAGCTCGGTTACGCGGCAGTTGAGATCGCCCCCTTTACCCTGGCAAACTCGGTAACGGACATTCCCGCAGGCGTGCGGCGGAAGATTCGCGAGACCGCCGCGTTGCATGGCATTGAGATCGCGGGCATCCATTGGGTGCTGGTGAAGCCCGAGGGGCTCTACGTCAACCACCCGGACGCCAGCCTGCGCGCGCGCACGGCGAATTACTTCTGCGACCTCGTCGAATTCTGCGCCGATATTGGCGGCAAGGTGATGGTGGTCGGCTCGCCGAAACAGCGCAACGTGCTGCCGGAGGTGACCCGCGAGCAGGCGTGGGACTGGGCGGCGGCGACGTTCCGGGACGCGGTCGCGCGGGCCGAACAGCGGGGCGTGACGATCTGCTTCGAGCCGCTGGGGCCGGCGGAAACCAACTTTGTCAACACCGCCGCCGAGGCGCTGCGGTTCATCCGGGAAGTGCCTTCGCCCGCCTTCAAGATCATTCTCGACGTAAAGGCGATGTGCTCCGAAGCAAAGCCCATCCCGCAGATCATTCGCGAATCGTGGCCGCACTTCGCGCATTTCCACGCGAACGACCGCAACCTCAAAGGACCCGGCTTCGGCGATGTGGATTTCAAGCCGATCGCCGCCGCATTGAAGGAGGTCGGCTACCAGGGCTTTGTTTCCGTCGAAGTGTTCAACTTCGACGAAGGCGCGGAGGTCATCGCCGCGAAGAGCCTGGAATATTTGCAGCGGGCATTTGCCTGA
- a CDS encoding class I SAM-dependent methyltransferase: MASTFFDPGDQRVARVHALFSRIAPRYDLINDLQSFGLHRLWKRRVVRLARPEAGQRALDLCCGTGDLALALTRRGARVTGLDFSARMLAVAESRAARIRPREPSAPPHAPRTMHRAPTLPRFVRADAQRLPFADGSFDIVTVGYGLRNLADWEIGLAEMQRVARPSGRLLVLDFGKPDNALWRGLYFSYLKLFVPVLGRIFCGSADAYAYILESLKAYPAQHGVAAAMRRLGLTRVNVVNLLGGVMSIHYAEKRGGGEVKERQEPG, from the coding sequence ATGGCCAGCACATTCTTTGACCCGGGCGACCAGCGCGTGGCGAGGGTGCATGCTCTCTTTTCCCGGATCGCGCCGCGCTACGACCTGATCAATGACCTGCAGAGCTTTGGCCTGCACCGGCTTTGGAAGCGGCGCGTGGTCCGTCTGGCCCGCCCGGAGGCCGGGCAGCGCGCGCTGGACCTCTGCTGCGGCACGGGTGACCTCGCGCTGGCGCTGACCCGGCGCGGCGCGCGGGTGACCGGACTGGATTTCAGCGCGCGCATGCTGGCAGTGGCGGAGAGCAGGGCCGCCCGCATCCGGCCTCGCGAGCCGTCAGCGCCTCCCCACGCACCACGCACCATGCACCGCGCACCAACCCTTCCCCGCTTCGTCCGCGCCGACGCGCAGCGCCTTCCTTTTGCGGACGGCTCCTTTGACATTGTCACCGTGGGATATGGTCTGCGCAATCTGGCGGACTGGGAGATTGGGCTGGCCGAGATGCAGCGTGTGGCGCGTCCCTCCGGCCGGCTGCTGGTGCTGGATTTCGGGAAGCCGGACAACGCTCTCTGGCGCGGTCTTTACTTCAGTTACCTGAAGCTGTTCGTCCCCGTGCTGGGGCGGATATTCTGCGGCAGCGCCGACGCGTATGCCTATATCCTGGAATCGCTCAAGGCTTATCCGGCTCAGCACGGCGTGGCGGCGGCGATGCGGAGGCTGGGGTTGACCCGGGTGAATGTCGTCAACCTGCTGGGGGGCGTGATGAGCATTCACTACGCGGAGAAACGGGGCGGCGGCGAGGTGAAGGAGAGACAGGAACCGGGCTGA
- a CDS encoding adenylyltransferase/cytidyltransferase family protein, whose amino-acid sequence MNLRGKIIAWEKLPEWRAALRAGGRRLVVTNGCFDLLHVGHVTYLETARNQGDALLVGVNSDAAVCQLKGPDRPVTPENERALVLAALESVNGVCIFAESTATRFLAAAQPDIYVKGGDYTLDTLNQEERRIVERAGSKIVILPFVPGKSTTALLQKIKRL is encoded by the coding sequence GTGAACTTGCGCGGGAAGATCATTGCCTGGGAGAAACTGCCGGAATGGCGGGCGGCTTTGCGGGCCGGCGGCCGGCGCCTGGTAGTTACCAACGGCTGCTTCGACCTGCTCCATGTCGGCCACGTGACTTACCTGGAAACGGCCCGCAACCAGGGCGACGCGCTCCTGGTCGGCGTCAACAGCGACGCCGCCGTGTGCCAGTTGAAAGGTCCGGACCGCCCGGTGACACCCGAGAACGAGCGCGCCCTGGTCCTGGCCGCGCTGGAGAGCGTGAATGGAGTGTGCATCTTCGCGGAGTCCACCGCCACGCGCTTCCTGGCTGCCGCCCAGCCGGACATTTATGTCAAAGGCGGCGATTACACCCTGGACACGCTCAATCAGGAGGAGCGCCGAATCGTTGAGCGGGCCGGGAGCAAGATTGTGATCCTTCCATTCGTGCCCGGCAAATCCACGACGGCGCTGCTCCAGAAGATCAAGCGGTTGTAA
- a CDS encoding glycosyltransferase family 9 protein — MKILVISLAGIGDTLFATPLIHELRANFPAARLEALVLWTGSKHLLEGNPHLNAVHQKNFIAASKADSLRFIWQLRRQNYDLSLNTHPQSRVHYRAVARLIRARVRASHQYDNAGAWDRFLVNRTLRQDYARHAVENNLALLETVGARPLLPRHEYEVYLSPADRNWADDFISRHDCSGRKLLGIHVGSGGTKNLPLRRWPLDHYLALLNELRQSHPELRVLLFGGPEEEKDHQVIRAQTSAGQVLIAETPSLRQAAALLQRCELFLSVDTALMHLAAAMKVPKLVVIETPTWNKPIEPYGHPFTLIPNPAVAGRNLDYYRYDGHGIRGSPAELRRCMTSVTVQSVVQTLHRLL, encoded by the coding sequence ATGAAGATTCTGGTTATCTCGCTGGCGGGCATTGGCGACACGCTCTTCGCCACGCCACTCATCCACGAGTTGCGCGCTAATTTCCCCGCCGCCAGGCTTGAGGCCCTCGTCCTGTGGACCGGCTCGAAGCACCTGCTGGAGGGGAATCCGCACCTCAACGCGGTGCACCAGAAGAACTTCATCGCCGCGAGCAAGGCTGACTCATTGCGCTTCATCTGGCAATTGCGCCGCCAGAACTACGACCTCTCCCTCAACACCCACCCGCAAAGCCGCGTGCACTACCGCGCCGTGGCGCGCCTGATCCGTGCGCGCGTCCGCGCCAGCCACCAATACGACAACGCCGGCGCGTGGGACCGCTTCCTGGTCAACCGCACCCTGAGGCAGGACTATGCCCGCCATGCGGTCGAGAATAACCTGGCGCTGCTGGAAACCGTTGGGGCCCGGCCCTTGCTCCCGCGCCATGAATACGAGGTCTATCTTTCGCCCGCTGACCGGAATTGGGCCGACGACTTCATCTCGCGGCACGACTGCTCCGGGCGAAAGCTCCTGGGCATTCACGTCGGCTCGGGCGGGACCAAGAATCTGCCGCTCCGGCGCTGGCCGCTGGACCACTACCTCGCGCTGCTCAACGAACTGCGCCAGTCGCATCCCGAGTTGCGCGTCCTGCTCTTTGGCGGGCCGGAAGAGGAGAAGGATCACCAAGTCATCCGCGCGCAAACCAGCGCCGGCCAGGTCCTGATTGCCGAGACCCCCAGCCTGCGCCAGGCCGCTGCCCTGCTCCAGCGCTGCGAGCTGTTCCTGAGCGTGGACACGGCCCTGATGCACCTCGCGGCCGCCATGAAGGTTCCCAAGCTGGTGGTCATCGAGACCCCCACTTGGAACAAGCCGATCGAGCCCTACGGCCATCCCTTTACGCTTATCCCCAACCCCGCTGTCGCCGGCCGGAACCTGGACTATTACCGCTACGACGGACACGGCATTCGCGGATCCCCAGCGGAGCTGCGCCGCTGCATGACCTCCGTCACGGTGCAGTCCGTCGTGCAAACCCTGCATCGGCTGCTTTGA